The Brasilonema sennae CENA114 genome includes a region encoding these proteins:
- a CDS encoding IS630 family transposase yields the protein MRFEYRDWVLSVDPHNLVFVDESGLKLGMTRLYGRAPRGERLYDSCPRNRGKNISLIGALSVDGLIATMSIAGSVNTNVFVTYVQEVLAPQLWVGAIIVMDNLSVHTAAVIQEVIEAVGARVVFLPPYSPDLSPIELCWSKLKQCLRTVKARTTEAQNPRFNADYY from the coding sequence ATGCGCTTTGAGTATCGGGATTGGGTGTTGAGCGTTGATCCACATAATTTGGTATTTGTAGATGAATCAGGTCTAAAGTTGGGAATGACCCGGCTATATGGGCGTGCACCACGTGGTGAGCGGTTGTACGACTCTTGCCCCAGAAATCGAGGAAAAAATATATCATTAATCGGGGCACTGAGTGTGGATGGACTTATTGCCACCATGAGTATTGCGGGTAGTGTGAACACCAACGTATTTGTAACCTACGTCCAAGAGGTTTTGGCACCTCAGTTGTGGGTGGGAGCCATTATAGTGATGGATAATTTGTCGGTACACACTGCTGCGGTAATTCAAGAGGTGATTGAAGCTGTTGGTGCAAGGGTAGTGTTTTTGCCTCCTTATTCACCGGATTTATCCCCAATTGAATTGTGCTGGTCAAAACTCAAACAGTGTTTACGTACTGTAAAAGCGAGAACTACTGAGGCACAAAACCCACGCTTTAACGCAGATTATTACTAA
- a CDS encoding WecB/TagA/CpsF family glycosyltransferase translates to MVGRAFLPTQRVLDFPITALRLDDQIRTMLRWAIAHESKTVCVANVHMLMEAYWNPDFGTVLKNADLVTPDGMPVVWMMKLLGVKYQDRVAGIDILQASCALAQESNVSVYFMGSQTEVLSQMRERLTQEFPNLNIAAMEPLPFRPLTPTEDKALIERINSSGAGLVFVCLGCPKQENWMAQHKDRIQAVMVGLGGAFPVYAGLHKRAPRMVRDSGLEWLYRWIQEPRRLCKRYTKTIPPFLWLAFKQLLTSTSLISTPFHIRERYLGWRD, encoded by the coding sequence ATGGTAGGAAGAGCTTTTCTACCGACTCAAAGAGTATTAGATTTTCCGATTACTGCCTTACGCTTAGATGATCAGATACGAACAATGTTGCGATGGGCGATCGCACATGAAAGTAAAACTGTATGTGTTGCAAACGTACATATGCTAATGGAGGCATATTGGAATCCAGACTTTGGTACTGTACTGAAGAATGCAGACCTCGTCACTCCTGACGGTATGCCTGTGGTGTGGATGATGAAACTTTTGGGGGTAAAATACCAAGACCGCGTAGCAGGAATCGATATTCTACAGGCATCGTGTGCGCTTGCTCAAGAATCGAATGTCAGTGTTTATTTTATGGGTTCTCAAACAGAGGTTCTTTCTCAGATGAGAGAAAGGTTAACTCAGGAATTTCCCAACCTGAATATTGCAGCGATGGAACCTTTGCCTTTTCGTCCCCTGACACCAACAGAAGATAAAGCACTTATCGAAAGAATCAATTCCAGCGGAGCTGGTTTGGTGTTTGTCTGTTTAGGATGTCCCAAACAAGAAAATTGGATGGCGCAGCACAAGGACAGAATTCAAGCAGTCATGGTTGGGCTGGGTGGTGCTTTCCCAGTTTATGCAGGTCTCCATAAAAGAGCACCACGCATGGTGCGGGATTCTGGTTTGGAATGGCTTTATCGATGGATACAAGAACCCCGTCGCCTTTGCAAACGCTATACCAAGACTATTCCACCATTTCTTTGGTTGGCTTTTAAGCAACTATTGACTTCAACTTCGTTGATCAGTACACCATTCCATATTCGTGAACGATACTTAGGATGGAGAGATTAG
- the rfbB gene encoding dTDP-glucose 4,6-dehydratase, whose protein sequence is MQTFLVTGGLGFIGSNFILKARKKLWANIINLDKLTYASNPQNLEDLQNDSGYHFVRGDIGDIELIPHVLKQYQPDTIINFAAESHVDRSILSPQDFIQTNVVGTFQLLEASRAYWEKLSLQKREQFRLLHVSTDEVYGTLSPTDPAFREDTPYAPNSPYAASKAGSDHLVRAYYHTYGLPTLITNCSNNYGPRQFPEKLIPLIILNALNGKPLPIYGDGQNIRDWLYVVDHCEALYLVLKNSSIGETYNIGGNNEQTNLAVVEKICAILDELAPKPGLCHSCLITFVKDRPGHDRRYAIDCSKISTELGWQPKEDFESGLLKTIQWYLSNLTWVEQVQSGAYQSWIQENYGDRETVLSTKAKS, encoded by the coding sequence ATGCAAACTTTTTTAGTGACTGGTGGATTAGGTTTCATCGGTTCTAACTTCATCTTGAAAGCTAGAAAAAAACTTTGGGCTAATATTATCAATCTCGACAAACTGACCTACGCAAGCAATCCTCAAAATCTAGAAGATTTGCAGAATGATTCAGGATATCATTTTGTTCGTGGAGACATTGGTGATATTGAACTGATACCTCATGTTCTAAAGCAGTACCAACCAGACACCATTATCAACTTTGCCGCTGAGAGCCATGTTGATCGTTCAATTCTCAGTCCTCAGGATTTTATTCAAACAAACGTAGTAGGAACCTTCCAACTTCTAGAAGCTAGCAGAGCTTACTGGGAAAAATTATCCTTGCAAAAGCGAGAGCAGTTCCGTTTATTGCATGTGTCTACAGACGAAGTCTACGGCACATTGAGTCCAACAGATCCAGCATTTCGGGAAGACACTCCATATGCTCCTAATAGTCCCTATGCTGCATCAAAAGCAGGTTCTGACCATCTTGTCAGAGCTTACTATCACACCTATGGTCTCCCCACTTTAATCACCAACTGCTCCAATAACTATGGTCCACGCCAGTTTCCCGAAAAACTGATTCCTCTAATCATTCTCAATGCTTTAAACGGGAAACCTTTACCAATCTACGGTGATGGACAGAATATCAGAGATTGGTTGTATGTTGTGGATCATTGCGAAGCTCTTTACCTAGTTTTAAAAAATAGCTCTATTGGAGAGACTTATAACATTGGTGGTAATAATGAGCAAACAAACTTAGCAGTCGTTGAGAAAATTTGTGCAATCCTCGATGAATTAGCTCCCAAACCAGGTTTGTGTCACTCCTGTTTGATAACTTTTGTCAAAGACCGCCCAGGACACGACCGAAGATATGCAATTGATTGTAGTAAGATCAGCACAGAGTTGGGCTGGCAACCAAAGGAGGATTTTGAGAGTGGTTTGTTGAAAACAATTCAGTGGTATTTAAGCAATCTAACGTGGGTTGAGCAAGTGCAATCTGGTGCCTACCAAAGTTGGATTCAGGAGAACTACGGAGACAGAGAAACAGTTTTATCAACAAAAGCGAAATCCTGA
- the rfbA gene encoding glucose-1-phosphate thymidylyltransferase RfbA — translation MRGIILAGGSGTRLYPLTQVVSKQLMPVYDKPMIYYPLSTLMLAGIREILIISTPAHLPLFQQLLQDGSQWGLKFSYVEQPKPEGIAQAFILGKDFIGNNPVCLILGDNIFYGHGLVDVLTRAAQLREGGLIFGYRVAEQERYGVVEFDAAGQVMSLEEKPKFPKSNYAVPGIYFYDAQVCEIASQLKPSARNELEITDLSQEYLRRGQLKVEILGRGYAWLDTGTHESLHQAASFIQTLEQRQGLKIACIEEIAYCQGYIDADQLYQLAKPLVKSSYGRYLMDMINDDIRTTQGKIS, via the coding sequence ATGAGGGGCATAATTTTAGCTGGCGGTTCTGGTACACGGTTGTATCCACTGACTCAAGTGGTCAGCAAACAACTGATGCCTGTCTACGATAAGCCAATGATTTACTACCCCTTGTCTACTCTCATGTTAGCTGGGATTCGTGAAATTCTCATCATCTCTACACCTGCTCACCTACCGTTGTTTCAACAACTTCTACAGGATGGTAGCCAGTGGGGTCTTAAGTTTAGCTATGTTGAGCAACCAAAGCCTGAAGGAATAGCACAGGCATTCATCCTAGGTAAAGATTTTATCGGCAACAACCCCGTATGTCTGATTTTAGGTGATAATATCTTCTACGGACATGGTCTAGTTGATGTACTCACTCGTGCGGCTCAGTTGCGTGAGGGGGGACTGATTTTTGGTTATCGAGTCGCTGAACAAGAGCGATACGGAGTGGTTGAATTTGATGCAGCAGGTCAAGTCATGAGTTTAGAGGAAAAGCCAAAGTTTCCCAAGTCTAACTATGCTGTACCAGGTATTTACTTTTATGATGCTCAGGTTTGTGAAATTGCATCTCAACTTAAACCCTCAGCCCGGAATGAACTAGAAATCACTGATTTGAGCCAAGAGTATCTCCGCAGAGGGCAACTGAAAGTTGAAATTTTAGGTCGAGGCTACGCTTGGTTAGATACGGGTACTCATGAATCTCTTCATCAGGCTGCTAGCTTTATTCAAACTTTGGAACAACGACAAGGCTTGAAAATAGCTTGTATTGAAGAAATTGCCTACTGCCAAGGATATATCGATGCAGACCAACTCTATCAGCTCGCTAAACCATTAGTGAAAAGCAGCTATGGGCGTTATCTAATGGATATGATCAATGATGATATCCGTACGACTCAAGGTAAAATCAGCTAA
- the rfbC gene encoding dTDP-4-dehydrorhamnose 3,5-epimerase, whose translation MKVIQTEIPDVLVISPRVFEDERGFFYESYNERVWQQKAHFVEHFVQDNHSRSAKNVLRGLHYQIKQPQGKLVRVVVGEVFDVAVDLRMSSKYFGQWVGVHLSAKDKQQLWIPAGFAHGFLVLSEYAETHYKTTDYYAPEYERSILWNDPDLAIAWPLQNIAWPLKEEPILSAKDKAGQRLKEAEVFA comes from the coding sequence GTGAAGGTTATACAGACCGAAATACCTGATGTATTAGTGATTTCACCACGAGTTTTTGAAGATGAGCGTGGCTTTTTTTACGAAAGTTACAATGAACGGGTTTGGCAACAGAAGGCTCATTTTGTAGAACACTTTGTACAAGACAATCACTCTCGTTCAGCTAAGAACGTATTACGCGGTCTGCATTATCAAATTAAGCAACCTCAAGGCAAATTGGTGAGAGTTGTAGTTGGTGAAGTATTTGATGTCGCTGTGGACTTGAGGATGAGTTCTAAATATTTCGGTCAATGGGTAGGGGTTCATCTGAGCGCCAAGGACAAGCAGCAACTATGGATACCAGCAGGTTTTGCTCACGGCTTCTTGGTGCTTTCAGAATATGCTGAGACACATTACAAAACAACAGATTATTACGCGCCAGAGTATGAACGTAGCATTTTGTGGAATGACCCAGATTTAGCGATCGCCTGGCCCCTCCAGAACATCGCCTGGCCCCTCAAAGAAGAACCCATTCTTTCTGCTAAAGATAAAGCCGGTCAACGACTGAAAGAGGCTGAAGTGTTTGCATGA
- the rfbD gene encoding dTDP-4-dehydrorhamnose reductase, giving the protein MTRILLTGSTGQVGWELQRTLMTLGEVIAVGREISSCGLLMDLSQPDTIRHVIREVQPDLIVNPAAYTAVDKAESEPELAMAVNGTAPGVIAEAAKQLGAGVIHYSTDYVFNGHQATPYTEQDEPEPQNIYGKTKLAGEKAIQAVGVPHLILRTSWLYGLRGKNFLLTMLKLAREREELKVVDDQVGAPTWSRMIAEFTAQILSQGTQDLIGFLNKNSGIYHLTASGQTSWYGFAKAIFEFDSKRSEHKLKNLLAISSQQYPTPATRPAYSSLDTQKISRTFGLALPSWQRNLELVLGS; this is encoded by the coding sequence ATGACTAGAATACTCTTAACAGGAAGCACAGGTCAAGTTGGTTGGGAACTACAGCGAACTTTGATGACTCTTGGAGAAGTGATTGCTGTGGGACGTGAAATCTCCTCCTGTGGTCTACTCATGGATCTTTCTCAACCGGACACCATTCGTCATGTGATTCGTGAAGTTCAGCCTGACTTAATTGTAAATCCAGCTGCATACACTGCTGTGGATAAGGCAGAGTCAGAACCAGAATTAGCAATGGCTGTCAATGGAACTGCACCAGGTGTCATTGCAGAAGCAGCCAAGCAGTTGGGAGCAGGAGTGATTCATTATTCTACAGATTACGTGTTCAACGGTCATCAAGCGACACCATACACAGAGCAAGACGAACCTGAGCCGCAAAATATCTACGGAAAAACAAAACTAGCTGGTGAAAAGGCAATTCAAGCAGTTGGTGTGCCTCATTTGATTCTAAGAACAAGTTGGCTCTATGGCTTGAGAGGTAAAAACTTTTTGCTCACGATGCTAAAATTAGCACGGGAACGTGAAGAGCTAAAAGTTGTAGATGATCAAGTGGGAGCACCAACTTGGAGCCGGATGATTGCAGAATTCACAGCACAAATTCTCTCTCAAGGAACACAGGATTTGATTGGTTTTTTGAACAAAAATAGTGGGATATATCATCTCACTGCTAGTGGTCAGACAAGTTGGTATGGCTTTGCAAAAGCGATTTTTGAATTTGACTCCAAACGCAGTGAGCACAAGCTAAAGAACTTGCTAGCAATCTCCTCACAACAATATCCAACGCCAGCAACTCGACCAGCTTATTCCTCGTTAGATACTCAGAAAATCTCTCGTACATTTGGGTTAGCTTTACCTAGCTGGCAAAGAAATTTAGAGTTGGTGCTTGGTTCATAA
- a CDS encoding ABC transporter permease, whose product MNTKELTIEAGRAEKQYWKDLWTYRELFYFLAWRDILVRYKQTAIGLAWALIRPFLTMVVFTVVFGNIAKLPSEGDAPYPILVYSALLPWQFFSGALTECSNSLINNANLVSKVYFPRLIVPTSAVIVSFVDFLVSGMILLALMAWYNFVPDWRILTLPIFILIAFGASIGAGLWLAALNVKYRDFRFIVPFIVQFGLYVSPVGFSSKVIAQRFSEQLLLLYSLNPMVGVIDGFRWAILGGESQIYLPGFALSVAFVVVLLWSGIWYFRKTERKFADVI is encoded by the coding sequence ATGAACACAAAAGAACTCACAATCGAGGCAGGTCGGGCTGAAAAGCAGTACTGGAAAGACCTGTGGACATACCGGGAACTGTTCTACTTTCTTGCATGGCGTGACATTTTAGTGCGCTACAAACAAACGGCGATCGGACTCGCTTGGGCACTAATCCGACCGTTTTTGACAATGGTTGTGTTCACAGTTGTATTTGGCAATATAGCTAAGCTTCCATCTGAGGGTGATGCACCTTACCCAATTTTGGTATATTCAGCGCTGTTGCCTTGGCAGTTTTTTTCTGGTGCGCTGACTGAGTGCAGCAACAGCTTAATTAATAACGCTAACCTGGTTTCCAAAGTCTACTTTCCCCGGTTGATTGTGCCGACGAGTGCAGTGATTGTCAGCTTCGTGGACTTTTTGGTTTCTGGGATGATTTTACTGGCACTGATGGCATGGTATAACTTTGTGCCAGACTGGCGCATTCTAACTCTGCCAATATTTATTTTGATTGCGTTTGGAGCGTCAATTGGAGCAGGGTTGTGGTTAGCAGCATTGAACGTGAAGTATCGAGATTTTCGCTTCATTGTGCCGTTTATTGTTCAGTTTGGGCTTTATGTTTCACCTGTGGGGTTTAGCAGCAAGGTTATTGCTCAACGGTTTTCTGAACAGTTGCTGCTGCTGTATTCGCTCAACCCAATGGTAGGGGTGATCGACGGTTTCCGCTGGGCGATTTTGGGCGGAGAATCGCAGATATATTTACCAGGGTTTGCGCTATCTGTTGCTTTTGTGGTGGTGCTGCTGTGGAGCGGAATCTGGTATTTCCGTAAAACGGAACGCAAGTTTGCTGACGTAATTTAG
- a CDS encoding ABC transporter ATP-binding protein, which translates to MSDTAIRVENLSKKYVLSHQQTGGSGSYNSLRDKITDGTKSLGKKLLKPAQKTSKPTREEFWALKDVSFEIKQGDRVGIIGRNGAGKSTLLKILSRIVEPTNGKISIKGRIASLLEVGTGFHPELTGRENVFLNGAILGMSKEDIKRNFDQIVAFAEVEKFLDTPVKRYSSGMYVRLAFAVAAHLEPEVLILDEVLAVGDSEFRKKCMQKMRDISEKEGRTVLFVSHDLGAIKTYCNKGIMLQRGQVYSEGDIDNVTSAYLSAAKTSNFRAVMRSNCGRFELKRPFWVNDKGQEVYEYAWGESYRLRFEFYFFEKVSRINPGFFLVDDEGRKVFTSHLLDDQQFKFTKPLSGKVIIDTDFNLPSLAPGEYQIVFGVRNESEHDAIFFDDELIQLKIVYLEPPKNGTGGMLWHTSKWLLVDENLTVSF; encoded by the coding sequence GTGTCGGATACAGCCATTAGAGTTGAAAATCTCAGTAAAAAGTACGTTCTCAGTCACCAGCAGACAGGAGGAAGTGGTAGCTATAATTCTTTGCGTGACAAGATCACAGATGGGACAAAGTCTCTTGGTAAGAAATTACTGAAACCTGCTCAGAAGACATCTAAGCCTACCCGTGAAGAGTTTTGGGCGTTGAAGGATGTTTCGTTTGAAATCAAGCAGGGCGACAGGGTTGGTATCATAGGTCGCAACGGTGCAGGAAAATCGACTTTATTGAAGATTTTAAGCCGGATTGTGGAGCCGACCAATGGAAAGATATCGATTAAAGGACGCATAGCAAGTCTGTTGGAAGTAGGCACAGGTTTTCACCCAGAGTTAACCGGTCGAGAAAATGTCTTTCTCAATGGCGCAATTCTGGGCATGAGCAAGGAGGACATTAAACGCAACTTTGATCAGATTGTGGCGTTTGCAGAAGTAGAAAAATTTTTGGATACGCCAGTGAAACGGTATTCATCAGGTATGTATGTGCGTTTGGCATTTGCTGTTGCTGCTCATTTAGAGCCAGAGGTTTTGATCCTAGATGAAGTGTTAGCAGTAGGAGATAGCGAGTTTCGGAAAAAATGTATGCAAAAAATGAGAGATATCTCGGAGAAAGAAGGTAGAACAGTTCTATTTGTTAGCCACGACTTGGGTGCAATAAAAACATATTGTAATAAGGGAATAATGCTTCAGCGTGGTCAAGTTTACAGTGAAGGAGACATTGATAATGTTACAAGCGCTTATTTATCAGCAGCTAAAACTTCAAATTTCCGAGCGGTAATGCGCTCAAATTGCGGCAGATTTGAACTGAAGCGCCCCTTTTGGGTAAATGATAAAGGTCAAGAGGTTTATGAGTATGCATGGGGAGAAAGCTATAGATTAAGGTTTGAATTCTATTTTTTTGAGAAGGTAAGTAGAATCAACCCTGGTTTCTTTTTAGTAGATGATGAAGGTAGAAAAGTCTTCACTTCACATCTCCTAGATGATCAACAGTTCAAATTTACAAAGCCTTTATCAGGAAAAGTAATAATTGATACGGATTTTAATCTGCCATCATTGGCTCCTGGTGAGTATCAAATTGTTTTTGGTGTTAGGAATGAGTCTGAACATGATGCTATCTTCTTTGATGATGAGTTGATTCAGTTAAAAATTGTCTATTTAGAACCACCTAAAAACGGTACAGGTGGAATGCTTTGGCATACAAGTAAGTGGTTATTGGTAGATGAAAATTTGACGGTATCCTTTTAA
- a CDS encoding glycoside hydrolase family 68 protein, translating to MVINDMNKNLAKIRAIIQKKRQFFICWLFEKYPVFVIRILYLLNKRHLIRIWDPWIVKNSDEYILFSLASLAFYEPFWSEGIILQFVSKDLKRWSLKNYALKPDKCEWRNGRMLAGSCVQENDKFYLFYSASPKAPNLLMETIGLAVSQDCYNWQRHKSSEVLIVPDNNIYGSCTTFGCLLEHRQCRDPYIFKCHLTNQYYLIFSAVVPKGHPLYRGCVGLAVSQSIEGPYKLLQPLLYPQLNELDEGIFYELERPQIIFKNGKYYLFFSAWMHTINPKAINYYNHLDLSDSCIYCYTCDTIEGSFMRSSEFIFVPGSEKTGLYGTNFIQDEEGRWFAYGWYPESFTYEVSRKFPVIWDMEVPRIIVSGEN from the coding sequence ATGGTTATTAATGATATGAATAAAAATCTAGCAAAAATTAGGGCAATAATTCAAAAAAAACGTCAATTTTTTATATGCTGGTTGTTTGAAAAATATCCTGTGTTTGTGATTAGAATACTCTATTTACTTAACAAGCGCCACCTGATTAGGATCTGGGATCCTTGGATTGTGAAAAATAGTGACGAGTATATATTATTCAGCTTAGCTAGTTTAGCATTTTATGAACCATTTTGGTCAGAGGGAATAATTCTACAGTTTGTTTCTAAAGACTTGAAGAGATGGTCATTGAAAAATTACGCTTTGAAGCCAGATAAGTGTGAATGGCGAAATGGTAGGATGTTAGCTGGTTCTTGCGTTCAGGAAAATGATAAGTTTTATCTATTCTACTCTGCATCGCCTAAAGCTCCAAATCTGCTAATGGAAACTATTGGTCTTGCTGTTTCACAAGATTGCTATAATTGGCAAAGGCATAAAAGTTCTGAAGTTTTAATAGTTCCAGATAATAATATTTACGGAAGTTGTACAACTTTTGGTTGCCTTCTTGAGCATCGTCAGTGTCGAGATCCATATATCTTTAAATGTCATCTCACTAACCAGTACTATCTCATTTTTTCCGCCGTAGTTCCCAAGGGTCATCCACTTTATCGTGGTTGTGTAGGTCTTGCAGTATCTCAGTCTATCGAAGGACCTTATAAATTACTTCAACCATTGCTCTATCCTCAACTTAATGAACTTGATGAAGGCATTTTTTATGAACTTGAGAGACCCCAGATAATATTTAAAAATGGAAAATACTATCTTTTCTTCTCTGCATGGATGCATACTATAAACCCAAAAGCAATAAACTACTACAACCATCTAGATTTAAGTGATTCATGCATTTATTGTTATACTTGTGACACAATTGAAGGCTCTTTTATGCGTTCCTCAGAATTTATTTTTGTGCCTGGTAGTGAAAAAACTGGTTTATACGGAACGAACTTTATTCAAGATGAAGAAGGCAGATGGTTTGCTTATGGATGGTATCCAGAATCTTTTACATATGAAGTAAGTCGCAAATTTCCAGTAATTTGGGATATGGAAGTTCCCAGAATTATAGTATCTGGTGAAAATTAG
- a CDS encoding glycosyltransferase: MMQLKQIKKIKYPQIYSVPEEVHRPFWSVMIPTYNCANYLAQTLESVLSQDLGSEHMQIEVIDDCSTKDDPEAVVREIGKGRVSFYRQPQNVGAIRNFNTCIQRSVGQFVHILHGDDFVAPNFYSSYESLIQSHPDVTLIISPAIFVNEKNEQIRIEPLLSNIDGVVVDFLKIEAVRNVIQTPAAVVPRKVYEQIGGFYEPRFHTADWEMWFRAGLYGKVVTLDRQVAYYRIHSGSDTSRLILTGKNIQECKDAIDMCMRQLPEKLREELNDNKYSEITELARFLHLDLAKKKLWKSSLIHASWSLRLEPSKSSVKVYLIALARYVLYGALNFDMKFLKLKQNISDAN; encoded by the coding sequence ATGATGCAGTTAAAACAAATCAAAAAAATAAAATATCCTCAAATTTATTCTGTACCTGAAGAAGTTCACAGACCGTTCTGGTCTGTAATGATTCCCACTTACAATTGCGCTAATTATCTTGCTCAAACTCTTGAGAGTGTTTTATCTCAAGATTTAGGATCAGAGCATATGCAAATTGAGGTTATCGATGATTGCTCAACCAAAGATGACCCAGAAGCAGTGGTTAGAGAAATTGGTAAAGGACGAGTATCTTTCTATCGTCAACCTCAAAATGTAGGTGCAATTCGTAATTTCAACACCTGTATTCAGCGTAGTGTAGGACAGTTTGTCCACATACTTCATGGTGATGATTTCGTTGCACCAAATTTTTACTCATCCTACGAAAGTCTCATACAATCGCATCCGGATGTAACCTTAATTATTAGCCCAGCAATTTTTGTAAATGAAAAAAATGAGCAGATCCGCATTGAGCCGCTACTCTCCAATATAGACGGAGTTGTAGTAGACTTCCTAAAAATAGAGGCTGTGAGAAACGTAATTCAAACACCTGCTGCGGTTGTACCTCGTAAAGTCTATGAGCAGATTGGTGGCTTCTATGAACCACGTTTCCATACTGCTGATTGGGAAATGTGGTTCAGAGCAGGTCTTTATGGCAAAGTGGTAACTCTAGATAGGCAAGTCGCTTATTATCGGATTCATTCAGGAAGTGATACGAGTCGTCTAATCCTCACCGGTAAAAATATTCAAGAGTGTAAGGATGCAATTGATATGTGTATGCGTCAGTTGCCAGAGAAACTTCGAGAGGAACTTAATGATAATAAATATTCCGAGATTACAGAGCTAGCTCGTTTCTTACACTTAGATTTAGCAAAGAAAAAATTGTGGAAAAGTAGTTTAATTCATGCAAGCTGGAGCCTAAGGCTGGAGCCTAGTAAATCTTCTGTTAAAGTTTATTTAATTGCCTTAGCTCGATATGTGTTATACGGAGCTTTAAATTTTGATATGAAATTCCTCAAACTTAAACAAAATATATCTGATGCTAACTAA
- a CDS encoding ribose-phosphate pyrophosphokinase, with the protein MIFAPTLTLSTTTSITSENNRLCLISGSANLPLSQEVGQYLSMELTPTVCKRFADGEIYIQILESIRGCDVYLIQPTCRPVNDHLMELMIMIDACRRASARQITAVLPYSGYARADRKTAGRESITAKLVANLITKAGADRVLAMDLHSAQVQGFFDVPLDHVYGSPILLDYLQSKQLSDIVVVSPDVGGVGRARAFAKQLNDAPLAIVDKRRQVHNVAEVMNLIGEVQGKTAVLVDDMIDTAGTITEAAKLLRKEGARQVYACATHAVFSPPAHERLSSGYFEEVIVTNTIPLVDENRFPQLTVLSVANLIGETIFRIHKESSVSSMFHN; encoded by the coding sequence ATGATTTTCGCTCCAACTCTAACACTTTCAACCACGACCTCAATTACTTCTGAGAATAACCGTCTTTGCCTGATTTCTGGCTCAGCCAATCTCCCACTATCTCAGGAAGTGGGTCAATATCTGAGCATGGAACTGACTCCTACAGTCTGTAAACGGTTTGCTGATGGAGAGATTTATATCCAAATTCTGGAATCAATCCGAGGTTGCGACGTATATCTGATTCAACCCACTTGTCGTCCAGTCAACGATCATCTCATGGAATTGATGATCATGATTGATGCCTGTCGTCGCGCCTCAGCAAGGCAAATCACAGCAGTGTTGCCCTACTCTGGCTATGCCAGAGCAGATCGTAAGACAGCTGGACGGGAATCAATTACGGCTAAACTAGTAGCAAACCTAATTACCAAAGCGGGTGCTGATCGCGTTCTGGCGATGGATTTGCACTCTGCTCAAGTTCAAGGCTTCTTCGACGTTCCACTAGATCATGTCTACGGCTCTCCTATCCTGCTAGATTACCTGCAAAGCAAGCAACTTTCTGATATCGTTGTCGTTTCTCCTGATGTGGGCGGAGTAGGGCGTGCACGAGCATTTGCCAAGCAACTCAACGATGCACCGCTTGCCATTGTCGATAAGCGTCGTCAGGTACACAATGTTGCTGAAGTTATGAATCTCATTGGTGAGGTGCAAGGTAAAACGGCTGTTCTTGTGGACGACATGATAGACACAGCAGGTACTATAACTGAAGCGGCAAAACTACTTCGCAAGGAAGGTGCACGGCAAGTTTATGCTTGTGCAACCCATGCAGTCTTTTCACCTCCTGCCCATGAACGTCTATCAAGCGGTTACTTTGAAGAAGTTATCGTTACAAATACCATTCCCCTGGTGGACGAGAACCGCTTTCCACAATTGACAGTCTTATCTGTCGCTAATCTCATCGGTGAGACAATCTTCCGCATTCACAAAGAAAGTTCTGTTAGCAGTATGTTTCATAACTAA